A part of Astyanax mexicanus isolate ESR-SI-001 chromosome 2, AstMex3_surface, whole genome shotgun sequence genomic DNA contains:
- the ninj2 gene encoding ninjurin-2, producing the protein MSAARGRAELQPAAPLNMNHYATKKTVAESMLDVALLMANASQLKAVVEQGPDFKYYITVIVLISVSLFFQVIVGALFVVMARKDLNNVANQRKLDIINNVATVLVFLTVIINIFITAFGVQKTGLYPQQ; encoded by the exons cCTGCAGCTCCTCTCAACATGAACCATTACGCCACTAAGAAGACGGTGGCGGAGAGCATGCTGGACGTGGCTCTGCTGATGGCTAACGCTTCTCAGCTGAAAGCAGTGGTGGAACAAGGGCCCGACTTTAAATATTACATCACTGTGATCGTGCTCATCTCCGTCTCGCTCTTCTTCCAAGTGATTGTTGGGGCTCTCTTTGTCGTTATGG CGCGTAAAGATCTTAATAACGTCGCCAATCAGAGGAAGCTGGACATCATCAATAACGTGGCTACAGTGCTGGTTTTCCTCACAGTCATCATCAACATCTTCATCACTGCTTTCGGTGTGCAGAAGACAGGCCTCTACCCCCAGCAGTGA